The proteins below are encoded in one region of Flavobacterium sp. IMCC34852:
- the infA gene encoding translation initiation factor IF-1, protein MAKQSAIEQDGTIIEALSNAMFRVELENGHIVIAHISGKMRMHYIKLLPGDKVKLEMSPYDLSKARITYRY, encoded by the coding sequence ATGGCAAAACAATCAGCAATAGAACAAGACGGAACGATCATTGAAGCATTATCCAATGCGATGTTTCGTGTAGAATTAGAAAATGGACATATTGTGATTGCTCACATCTCCGGTAAAATGCGTATGCATTACATCAAATTGTTACCTGGTGACAAAGTGAAACTGGAAATGAGCCCTTATGATTTGTCAAAAGCAAGAATTACTTATAGATACTAA
- the ykgO gene encoding type B 50S ribosomal protein L36, with translation MKVRASVKKRSAECIIVRRKGRLYVINKKNPRFKQRQG, from the coding sequence ATGAAAGTAAGAGCATCAGTTAAAAAAAGAAGTGCCGAGTGCATTATCGTACGTCGCAAAGGCAGATTGTACGTGATTAATAAAAAGAATCCTAGATTTAAACAAAGACAAGGATAA